From Ignavibacterium sp.:
TAACCTTTTAATTCGGAAAATTGTAATAATGCATTCATAAATTTTAATTGATCACTTTCAACCAATCTTCCGGTTTCCTCTGACCAGATTTCTTTTGTAGTCAGACATCCCAGAGAAGGTGTGAAAGGATAATATGATTTATCATTATAAAATTGTGGGGCAATTGTAGTACCGTGTGCAATAATTTCATTTCTTCCGGCTTTGCCAGCATAATACGATTCGTAAATCGGTAAATAATCTTGCCATGATTCTGGTAATAAGTTTTTGTACAAATCAAAACTCCACACACTATCATCAATACTTTTATGAAAATAAATTTCAGGGGTAACTTCAAAGGGAATGACAAGTTGAAGATTTGGACTTGGTCCGATAAAAGTATTTTTTGAAACATCAGTTCCCTGAATTGACAGAATGCCTTCAGGAGTATTTCCATTGGTGATGTAACCCGGAAGATCTGTTATTGCTCGAGCTAATTGGGGAACAGAAAATATTTCTCCCGATTTATCTCTTAAAAATTTACCGTCTGGTTTTTTAATTAAGACTAAACCCGGATAGTCTCTGTTTAATCTTTGAAATGAGTAAATAACAATTTTATCTGAACCAAAATTTATCTTTAATAAATCAATCAATGGTGGTGTATTAAGTTTATGACGGAATTCAGTATTCAAATCATAGTTAAGCATTTTTATTATTGGGTCTTCTTCGGGACGCATAAATTTTGATTCAAATATCTCAGTGTATCTTTTCAAGTGTTCTATATCTTCAGCTTCCTTTAAATAATGGATACACATTGCAAATATTTTTGAGTTATTGATTTTGGGCAGAAGTGATTTAATTTCATCAACAAATTCAGATTGGTAAAGAGTATAAATAACTTCCATCAAAGCTCGCTGAAAAGCAATTGAACGATTTTGGAAATCTGTGAATGAATTACTTATTGCTTTATCGGTAATTTCATTTCGAAACTGAAGTAATTCCATTGCCCAAAATGCGGATGTATATTTCGATTCGGTTGAGTCAGTTAAAGGCAGTGAAAGTGATTGATTGATTGTTTGGTTAATTGTTGTGGAATAAAACTTTTCTCTTTCAGCTTTTAATGTTGCCTGAGAATAGAAATCATCTTTCCTATATATTTCAGATGAGCATTGAATGAAAAACAAACTAATAAAAACAAATAATAAAATTTTCATAAAAATTTTCTCCTTCGTGAATCACAAGCTTGACACCTTCCAATTGGACATAAAACTTTATCATAATGTGTCTGAAAATATTTCATTCCTTCAATAAATAATAATTGAATATTTATAAAATATGATGATAAACTTTTATAATCTTGTTTATTGATTAAATTCTTATCGAGAAGATATTTTTCAAAGTTAACAAAACCTTTTGCGCAACCAGGAATCTCCTTCAGCTTTTGTTCTCCATTCGTTGAAACACCAATTGGTAAAACATTCATATAATCCCAGGGTGAATAATCGAACCAGGGAACTTTTGCAGCAACTTCGAGATAATGTCCGTAACTCAATGATGAGAAATCAGTTCCAAGCAACAACACAAATGAATTTTGTTGATGAGTTAACCAATTCAAAACACTTTCTTTACCAAGTGGACTTTCAGGTGAGTTAGTTTCATCAATATCATTTTTAATTTTGCCCCACAAAGCAAATGAATGAGTTGGTGATGAAGTTCTTATCACACCTTCACTTAATCTGAATGTTTCTGACAGTAATCCAATTTTACTTTTAGAACTCCCTCGATCAAATATTTCATAATCACCACCAGATTTTTTAAAGCAATATGTAAATGTCGGAAAAATTATTGAACCATTTGAAGTTACTATGTCTTTTAATGAATTTATTACTTCGTCAGGTGATATAGGAAATGCTGTAGATATTCTCTTAAATGAAGAATGGATAATGATATTTTGTGTTTCACCTAATCCGATACGAAAGAGATAATCGTCAAACTTCATAGTTTAAGCTGCCTTTGCAATGAAAAAAAATCATTAGATGATAATAAGCAAATGAATTATTCCATAATTTTGATGTACAAAATCAGAATAATTATTCTTTTACACAACCAATTATCTGGAGGAAAATATGTTAGTAATAATAAAAGAAAATTATCAGGAAATGAGTATTGAAGCTGCAAAGCAGGTTGCTTCTTTAATAAGAAAAAAACCTGATTGCGTTATAGGATTTGCTACAGGCAGCACTCCTTTAGGACTTTATAAAGAACTAATCAGAATGCACAAAGAAGAGGGACTTGATTTTTCAAAAGTTGTCTCATTCAATCTTGACGAATATGTCGGATTGCCACCAAATCACCCGGAGAGCTATCATTATTTTATGTGGGAAAATTTATTCAATCATATAAATATTAACCCAACGAATGTTCATATTCCAATGGGAATGGCTGAAGACATTGATGCTTTCTGTGAATGGTATGAACAAAAAATAATTGAGCACGGAGGAATTGATTTGCAAATACTCGGGATTGGTTCAAATGGGCACATTGCTTTTAATGAACCAGGTTCTTCTCTCGGTTCAAGAACAAGAATTAAAACCTTAAATGAAAATACAAGATTAGATAATTCCAGATTTTTTAATTCGATGGATGAAGTTCCCAAATATGCTATTACTATGGGTGTGGGAACGATTATGGAAGCTAAAAGATTGTTACTTCTAGCAAACGGAATAAAAAAAGCTGATGCCATTAAAGCAACAGTTGAAGGTCCGATAATGGCTAAGTTTCCGGCAACGATTGTTCAGCTTCATCGTTATGCAACGGTGATTGTTGATAAAGAAGCTGCGTCAAAGTTAGAAGGAAAGTACGATTAAATTTTCT
This genomic window contains:
- a CDS encoding AAC(3) family N-acetyltransferase, whose protein sequence is MKFDDYLFRIGLGETQNIIIHSSFKRISTAFPISPDEVINSLKDIVTSNGSIIFPTFTYCFKKSGGDYEIFDRGSSKSKIGLLSETFRLSEGVIRTSSPTHSFALWGKIKNDIDETNSPESPLGKESVLNWLTHQQNSFVLLLGTDFSSLSYGHYLEVAAKVPWFDYSPWDYMNVLPIGVSTNGEQKLKEIPGCAKGFVNFEKYLLDKNLINKQDYKSLSSYFINIQLLFIEGMKYFQTHYDKVLCPIGRCQACDSRRRKFL
- the nagB gene encoding glucosamine-6-phosphate deaminase, translated to MLVIIKENYQEMSIEAAKQVASLIRKKPDCVIGFATGSTPLGLYKELIRMHKEEGLDFSKVVSFNLDEYVGLPPNHPESYHYFMWENLFNHININPTNVHIPMGMAEDIDAFCEWYEQKIIEHGGIDLQILGIGSNGHIAFNEPGSSLGSRTRIKTLNENTRLDNSRFFNSMDEVPKYAITMGVGTIMEAKRLLLLANGIKKADAIKATVEGPIMAKFPATIVQLHRYATVIVDKEAASKLEGKYD